Proteins from one Nodosilinea sp. PGN35 genomic window:
- the fumC gene encoding class II fumarate hydratase yields MVEPQPHSRQETDSMGAIAVPSDRYWGAQTQRSIRYFSIGQDKMPLEVVQAIAVTKKASALANADLGKLPSDKAALIVRAAEEVISGTLDDHFPLHVWMTGSGTQCNMNVNEVIANRAIELAGGVLGSKTPIHPNDHVNMSQSSNDVFPTAMHIAGAQMLTQRLIPAVAELRQALETKAQDWADIVKIGRTHLQDAVPLTLGQEFSGYGGMLADNLKRIEGSLPGLYELALGGTAVGTGLNAGPGFAEAAAQHIAAITGLPFVSAPNKFTVMGAHDAVVMASGVLKTLAVSLYKIANDIRLLSCGPRAGLAELHLPENEPGSSIMPGKVNPTQCEALAMVAVQVMGYDAAVAFAGASGHLEMNVYKPMMIFNLLQSARLMADSCRNFTEFLVVGMTPNRVQIAQYVERSLMLVTALSPAIGYDKASQIAHYAFEHDLTLREAALALGYVSEAEYDQMIDPRRMTQP; encoded by the coding sequence ATGGTCGAACCACAACCACATTCTCGCCAGGAAACCGACAGCATGGGGGCGATCGCCGTGCCGAGCGATCGCTACTGGGGGGCGCAGACCCAGCGATCGATTCGCTATTTTTCTATTGGCCAAGACAAAATGCCCCTGGAGGTGGTGCAGGCGATCGCCGTTACCAAAAAAGCCTCGGCGTTGGCCAACGCCGACCTGGGCAAGCTGCCCAGCGACAAAGCGGCGCTGATTGTGCGAGCAGCGGAGGAAGTGATCAGCGGCACCCTCGACGACCACTTCCCTTTGCACGTGTGGATGACCGGCAGCGGCACCCAGTGCAACATGAACGTCAACGAGGTGATTGCCAACCGGGCCATCGAGCTAGCGGGCGGCGTGCTGGGCAGTAAGACCCCCATTCACCCCAACGATCACGTCAACATGTCCCAGTCGTCTAACGATGTGTTTCCTACGGCGATGCACATTGCCGGGGCACAGATGCTCACCCAGCGACTGATACCTGCGGTGGCAGAACTGCGGCAGGCGCTGGAGACAAAAGCCCAGGACTGGGCCGACATCGTCAAAATTGGTCGTACCCACCTGCAAGATGCCGTACCCCTCACCCTGGGCCAGGAATTTTCGGGCTACGGGGGCATGCTCGCCGACAACCTCAAGCGCATTGAAGGCTCTCTGCCAGGTCTCTACGAACTGGCCCTGGGGGGAACCGCTGTAGGAACTGGCCTCAATGCTGGGCCAGGGTTTGCCGAAGCTGCTGCCCAGCACATCGCCGCCATTACCGGATTGCCCTTTGTCAGTGCGCCCAACAAGTTCACGGTTATGGGAGCCCACGATGCCGTAGTGATGGCCAGCGGCGTGCTCAAAACCCTGGCGGTGTCGCTGTACAAAATCGCCAACGATATTCGCCTACTCAGCTGCGGCCCCAGAGCCGGATTGGCAGAATTGCACCTCCCCGAGAACGAACCCGGATCCTCCATTATGCCGGGTAAGGTCAACCCCACCCAGTGCGAGGCCCTGGCTATGGTGGCGGTGCAGGTGATGGGTTACGACGCGGCGGTGGCCTTTGCCGGGGCCAGCGGCCATCTAGAAATGAACGTCTACAAACCGATGATGATTTTCAACCTGCTGCAATCGGCGAGATTAATGGCCGACAGCTGCCGCAACTTTACCGAGTTTTTAGTGGTCGGCATGACCCCTAACCGCGTTCAGATTGCCCAGTATGTGGAGCGATCGCTGATGCTGGTGACCGCCCTCAGCCCGGCGATCGGCTACGACAAAGCGTCTCAGATTGCCCACTACGCCTTTGAGCACGATCTAACGCTGCGGGAGGCGGCCCTGGCCCTGGGGTACGTGAGTGAGGCGGAGTATGACCAGATGATCGATCCCCGCCGTATGACCCAACCTTGA